In Candidatus Methanomethylophilus alvi Mx1201, a genomic segment contains:
- the aroE gene encoding shikimate dehydrogenase, with product MRVCASYGSVPDRLADADMHELRLDVFDVLPPDLDRDCIVTLAGKDISAVPAGFEGMVDVGDSDAEIPFRKIRSVHDFEKTPSEEVLRRTLETGDQELSKFACMVRSFSDLHTIYKAATSVGRKHLVLGMGEMGTVTRIRQGILGNDFSFGYVGRRTASGQLSAEEMKALGDDCAVVGITGNPLGHTLSPVMQGAAMRDKGINGIYLKFESPDLAHVDDVIREYDIRGMNVTIPYKQDVVPYLDRVEGPAERMGAVNTVVNEDGRLVGTNTDYAGVLYAFERAGRSLSDCDRVLVFGSGGASRAAVYAAQESGCKVSVLGRTPAKVEALCKDMGAEVAPGISLDGYDALINCTPVGMKDDSDYMFDLAGLKKDMAVMDMVYNRKTVLVKKAEETGCIVASGRDMLVGQGAMSFERWFGVRPDTEIMRRAIE from the coding sequence TGCCTCCCGACCTGGACAGGGATTGTATCGTCACCCTGGCCGGGAAGGACATCTCCGCCGTCCCCGCCGGTTTCGAGGGGATGGTGGATGTCGGGGATTCCGATGCGGAGATACCGTTCAGGAAGATCCGCTCGGTACACGATTTCGAGAAGACCCCGTCCGAGGAGGTCCTCAGGAGGACCTTGGAGACGGGAGACCAGGAGCTTTCCAAATTCGCCTGCATGGTAAGGTCGTTCTCCGACCTGCATACCATCTACAAGGCGGCGACATCCGTCGGGAGGAAGCATCTCGTCCTCGGGATGGGGGAGATGGGCACCGTGACCCGTATCAGACAGGGGATCCTGGGCAACGACTTCTCCTTCGGATACGTGGGCAGGAGGACCGCATCCGGTCAGCTGAGTGCGGAGGAGATGAAGGCCTTGGGGGACGACTGTGCCGTGGTCGGCATAACCGGGAACCCTCTGGGACATACGCTTTCCCCCGTCATGCAGGGGGCCGCCATGAGGGACAAGGGGATAAACGGGATCTACCTGAAGTTCGAATCCCCGGACCTGGCACATGTGGACGACGTCATCCGCGAGTACGACATAAGGGGTATGAACGTGACCATTCCCTACAAGCAGGACGTGGTCCCCTACCTCGACAGGGTCGAGGGACCGGCCGAGAGGATGGGTGCGGTGAACACCGTCGTCAACGAGGACGGAAGACTGGTCGGGACCAATACCGACTACGCCGGTGTGCTGTATGCGTTCGAAAGGGCCGGCAGGAGTCTGTCCGACTGCGACAGGGTCCTCGTCTTCGGTTCCGGAGGGGCCTCCCGGGCGGCGGTCTATGCCGCACAGGAGTCCGGGTGCAAAGTAAGTGTCCTGGGCAGGACGCCGGCGAAGGTGGAGGCCCTTTGTAAGGACATGGGTGCGGAGGTCGCCCCGGGCATTTCCTTGGACGGATACGACGCCCTGATCAACTGCACTCCCGTCGGCATGAAGGACGATTCCGATTACATGTTCGACCTGGCCGGTCTGAAAAAGGACATGGCCGTCATGGACATGGTCTACAACAGGAAGACCGTGCTGGTGAAAAAGGCCGAAGAGACGGGATGCATCGTGGCCAGCGGAAGGGACATGCTCGTCGGACAGGGTGCGATGTCTTTCGAGAGATGGTTCGGCGTGAGGCCGGATACCGAGATCATGAGGCGTGCGATAGAATGA
- the aroA gene encoding 3-phosphoshikimate 1-carboxyvinyltransferase: MSDIVFRGGRAEGKVSPPPSKSHTHRAIIMSALSEGRCEVSSPLISFDTRATMDAVRAMGAVVTEREGSVTVECESIHAPDRTIDVMNSGTTMRLMTGISSLFSEKVVLTGDSSIQKRPMGPLLDSLSAAGVECSSNGGKPPVEVRGPITGSELVIDGGVSSQFVSSLIMSSPLTGRPTDVRITGHLVSKPYIDITTSMMGKFGVEVTEEGNVFHAEPQHYMPTDYRVPADFSSSAFPLVAGGIAGRVTARGMDMSDPQGDRKIIDVLKEAGCDVEVSGDEVTCSNTGRLEGAEIDMGDIPDLFPVVAVLLSTAKGRSRLYGAPHLRFKESDRIALTENMLRTLGADIRGTEDGCVIEGVERLHGGRIEHNGDHRMMMAAAVASLVSDGPVSMENDACWNVSYPGFPEQMRSIGMDIEGL, encoded by the coding sequence ATGTCAGACATAGTTTTCAGGGGAGGAAGGGCCGAGGGGAAGGTCTCCCCTCCCCCGTCCAAGAGCCATACCCACAGGGCCATAATCATGTCGGCCCTGTCCGAAGGCAGGTGCGAGGTCTCCTCGCCGCTGATCTCCTTCGACACCCGGGCCACCATGGATGCGGTCAGGGCGATGGGGGCCGTGGTGACGGAAAGGGAAGGATCCGTGACAGTGGAATGCGAAAGCATCCATGCCCCGGACCGTACCATCGACGTGATGAACTCCGGTACGACCATGAGGCTCATGACCGGGATATCCAGTCTTTTCTCCGAGAAGGTCGTCCTTACCGGCGATTCCTCCATACAGAAGAGACCCATGGGTCCCCTTCTTGATTCGCTCTCCGCAGCCGGGGTGGAATGTTCATCCAATGGAGGGAAGCCCCCCGTGGAGGTCCGCGGACCCATAACCGGGAGCGAACTGGTCATAGACGGAGGTGTCAGTTCACAGTTCGTATCTTCGCTGATCATGTCGTCCCCTCTCACCGGACGCCCTACCGATGTGCGCATAACCGGGCACCTCGTCTCCAAACCGTATATCGACATAACCACCTCGATGATGGGGAAGTTCGGTGTGGAGGTCACGGAGGAGGGCAACGTCTTCCATGCCGAGCCTCAGCACTACATGCCTACAGATTACCGCGTACCGGCGGATTTCTCGTCATCCGCATTCCCGCTGGTCGCAGGAGGGATCGCAGGCAGGGTCACCGCCAGAGGGATGGACATGTCCGATCCCCAGGGGGACAGGAAGATCATAGACGTACTGAAGGAGGCCGGGTGCGATGTGGAGGTCTCCGGTGACGAGGTCACCTGCAGTAACACCGGCAGGCTGGAAGGTGCGGAGATAGACATGGGGGACATCCCCGACCTGTTCCCCGTGGTCGCCGTCCTTCTGAGTACGGCCAAAGGGAGGAGCAGGCTGTACGGCGCTCCTCATTTGAGGTTCAAGGAGAGCGACAGGATCGCCCTTACCGAGAACATGTTGAGGACCTTGGGGGCCGATATCCGCGGGACCGAGGACGGGTGCGTCATCGAAGGGGTGGAGAGACTTCACGGAGGGAGGATCGAGCACAACGGCGACCACAGGATGATGATGGCGGCCGCGGTAGCTTCTCTCGTATCCGACGGTCCGGTCTCTATGGAGAACGATGCATGCTGGAATGTATCCTATCCGGGATTCCCCGAGCAGATGAGGTCCATAGGCATGGATATCGAAGGGCTATGA
- a CDS encoding isocitrate/isopropylmalate family dehydrogenase, translating into MVDEKAIEAAQKQYGELLRKQLERVERLKNEPDWTDYSKLDKLIIGVCGGDGIGPYICNDARKVLEFLLADKIAAGKVEVRNIDGLTIERRVEVMKAIPDDTMEELKKCHVILKGPTTTPKKGDPWPNIESANVAMRKELDLFANIRPVSVPELGINWRFFRENTEGSYAVGSNGINVTDDLAIDYCVATTQGTERILRAGFDYAKKSGANYVSVITKANIIKTTDGKFLNIAEKVAKDYPEVRWDDWFIDITTAKLLDPARRSAFRVFVLPNLYGDIITDEAAQIQGGVGTAGSANIGKRYAMFEAIHGSAPRMVDEGRAKYADPCSMIKAVAMMLEHIGEVEKARKLDMALDVCVQFEKRLVMTGRDTGATGEEFAKYVIETVQRPDLEKVWKDYVDAAAAKQQ; encoded by the coding sequence ATGGTTGACGAGAAAGCCATCGAAGCGGCCCAGAAACAGTACGGCGAACTTCTCAGGAAGCAGCTGGAAAGGGTCGAGAGACTGAAGAACGAACCCGACTGGACCGACTACTCCAAACTCGACAAGCTCATCATCGGCGTCTGCGGCGGGGACGGTATCGGGCCCTACATCTGCAACGATGCGAGGAAGGTGCTCGAGTTCCTCCTGGCGGACAAGATCGCGGCCGGCAAGGTCGAGGTCAGGAACATCGACGGGCTCACCATCGAGAGGCGTGTGGAGGTCATGAAGGCCATCCCCGACGACACCATGGAGGAGCTGAAGAAGTGCCACGTCATCCTCAAGGGTCCGACCACCACCCCCAAGAAGGGGGACCCGTGGCCCAACATCGAGTCCGCGAACGTCGCCATGAGGAAGGAGCTCGACCTCTTCGCCAACATCAGACCCGTTTCCGTCCCCGAGCTCGGGATCAACTGGAGGTTCTTCAGGGAGAACACCGAGGGTTCCTACGCCGTCGGTTCCAACGGGATCAACGTGACCGACGACCTCGCCATCGACTACTGCGTCGCCACCACCCAGGGTACCGAGAGGATCCTCAGGGCCGGTTTCGACTACGCTAAGAAATCCGGTGCCAACTACGTGTCCGTCATCACCAAGGCCAACATCATCAAGACCACCGACGGGAAGTTCCTGAACATCGCCGAGAAGGTCGCCAAGGACTACCCCGAGGTCAGGTGGGACGACTGGTTCATAGACATCACCACCGCCAAGCTCCTGGATCCCGCCAGGAGGTCCGCGTTCCGTGTGTTCGTCCTCCCCAACCTGTACGGGGACATCATCACCGACGAGGCCGCCCAGATCCAGGGAGGCGTCGGTACCGCCGGATCGGCCAACATCGGTAAGAGGTATGCCATGTTCGAGGCCATCCACGGGTCCGCCCCCAGGATGGTCGACGAGGGCCGTGCCAAGTATGCGGACCCCTGCAGCATGATCAAGGCCGTCGCCATGATGCTCGAGCATATCGGGGAGGTAGAGAAGGCCAGGAAGCTCGACATGGCCCTCGACGTCTGCGTCCAGTTCGAGAAGAGGCTCGTCATGACCGGCAGGGACACCGGTGCCACCGGCGAGGAGTTCGCCAAGTACGTCATCGAGACCGTCCAGAGGCCCGACCTCGAGAAGGTCTGGAAGGACTACGTGGACGCTGCCGCCGCGAAACAACAGTGA
- a CDS encoding prephenate dehydratase produces the protein MTRIGYMGIPFSNSEEMSQIFAREMGFDDAEHVPLVTSKDVVDALCNGKVDYGVVAVRNSTAGPVLETQRSLEGKDVKTVREGDLHIHHCVFTKRADLRISKVASHIQALGQCKDSLSRLYPGAEMIECTDTAYAAELLAEGRLPDDCAVLCKRSAGEHYGLHLAHENIEDRKDNTTHFWLISL, from the coding sequence ATGACGAGGATCGGTTACATGGGCATCCCCTTCTCCAACAGCGAGGAGATGTCCCAGATATTCGCGAGGGAGATGGGGTTCGACGATGCGGAGCACGTCCCCTTGGTCACGTCCAAGGATGTGGTGGATGCCCTCTGCAACGGAAAGGTGGACTACGGTGTCGTGGCCGTCAGGAACAGCACGGCGGGACCGGTCCTGGAGACGCAGAGGTCCCTCGAAGGGAAGGATGTAAAGACGGTGAGGGAGGGGGATCTGCACATACATCACTGCGTCTTCACCAAAAGGGCGGACCTCCGCATATCGAAGGTCGCATCCCACATACAGGCGCTGGGACAATGCAAGGATTCGCTTTCCAGGCTGTATCCTGGGGCAGAGATGATAGAGTGTACCGACACTGCATATGCGGCCGAGCTCCTGGCCGAAGGAAGACTTCCCGACGACTGTGCCGTCCTATGCAAACGTTCCGCCGGGGAGCATTACGGACTGCATCTGGCACATGAAAACATAGAGGACAGGAAGGACAACACCACCCACTTCTGGCTCATATCCCTCTGA
- the abc-f gene encoding ribosomal protection-like ABC-F family protein: protein MLFRAESVTKAFGPNKVLVDANIQINEHDAIGLIGVNGAGKSTFIKILLGIEPCDTGEITRRSKNIGYLEQFAESSHVPVREVLGRPYGHIENIRRRMAAIDEEMANGGDLDWNALATEYADLEQKLANCDVADENKLRDALEQVGLPADMMDRFMDTLSGGERTKVMLARIVVQAEECDILVMDEPTSHLDIDTIEWLEDYLLRSHCAVLAVSHDRYFLDKMAVRMVEIENGKTREYKGNYSQFVMKKMLDLQRQEREWEKYNQAKRTQEAIAERLKHDQWYAATYKTREKMIAKMEIKEKPEELREITVRIQAAHKSGKNVFMMKDCSIAYEKGQPDVLEHVNLDIRKGDKIGIFGANGQGKSTLVKALLEEIPVTSGELWTAPGNKVGYYSQHHEELDLRLSAEEQLLVYMGKERRAEARQMLARFLLVGDAVDRPMSTLSGGQRCRVALAVLLMKETNVLILDEPTNYLDIPARHAIEEALNEYDGTIITVTHDRYFLDSVCTSVIEVKDGRAIPYAGTYSQMKGRPNITEIVMDADEYRVLAPFTNWATGMKYKKGDRVLVAPNELENYQWAIDQGKVKKTGGRQRKKVAVKDPQSGE, encoded by the coding sequence ATGCTTTTCAGAGCCGAATCAGTCACCAAGGCCTTCGGGCCCAACAAAGTACTCGTCGACGCCAATATCCAGATCAACGAGCACGACGCCATCGGGCTGATCGGCGTGAACGGGGCCGGGAAGTCCACATTCATAAAGATCCTCCTGGGTATAGAGCCCTGCGACACCGGGGAGATCACCCGCCGTTCCAAGAACATCGGGTATCTGGAACAGTTCGCCGAATCCTCCCACGTTCCGGTCAGGGAGGTCCTGGGCCGCCCCTACGGGCACATCGAGAACATCCGCCGCCGCATGGCCGCCATCGACGAGGAGATGGCCAACGGAGGGGACCTGGACTGGAACGCCCTCGCCACCGAGTACGCCGACCTGGAACAGAAACTGGCCAACTGCGACGTGGCCGACGAGAACAAGCTCAGGGACGCCCTGGAGCAGGTGGGTCTCCCGGCCGACATGATGGACAGGTTCATGGACACCCTCTCAGGAGGCGAGAGGACCAAGGTCATGCTGGCCAGGATCGTCGTCCAGGCGGAGGAGTGCGACATCCTCGTCATGGACGAACCCACCTCCCATCTGGACATAGACACCATCGAGTGGCTGGAGGACTACCTCCTCCGCAGCCACTGCGCCGTACTCGCCGTCTCCCACGACCGTTATTTCCTGGATAAGATGGCCGTCCGCATGGTCGAGATCGAGAACGGGAAGACCCGCGAGTACAAGGGGAACTACTCCCAGTTCGTCATGAAGAAGATGCTGGACCTCCAGAGGCAGGAGCGCGAATGGGAGAAATACAACCAGGCCAAGCGCACGCAGGAGGCCATAGCGGAACGCCTCAAACACGACCAGTGGTACGCGGCCACCTACAAGACCAGGGAGAAGATGATCGCCAAGATGGAGATCAAGGAGAAACCCGAAGAGCTCCGCGAGATCACCGTCAGGATCCAGGCGGCCCATAAGTCCGGTAAGAACGTATTCATGATGAAGGACTGTTCCATCGCCTACGAGAAAGGTCAGCCGGATGTGCTGGAACATGTCAATCTGGACATAAGGAAAGGCGATAAGATCGGCATATTCGGGGCCAACGGCCAGGGCAAATCCACTCTCGTAAAGGCACTCCTGGAGGAGATCCCGGTCACCTCCGGGGAACTTTGGACCGCCCCCGGCAACAAGGTGGGCTATTACAGCCAGCACCACGAGGAACTCGACCTCAGGCTCAGTGCGGAGGAGCAGCTCCTGGTGTACATGGGCAAGGAACGCAGGGCCGAGGCACGCCAGATGCTGGCCCGCTTCCTCCTCGTCGGCGATGCGGTCGACCGCCCCATGTCCACCCTGTCGGGGGGTCAGAGATGCCGCGTGGCCCTCGCCGTCCTCCTCATGAAGGAGACCAACGTCCTTATCCTCGACGAACCCACCAACTACCTGGACATCCCGGCGAGACATGCCATCGAGGAGGCGCTGAACGAATACGACGGCACCATCATAACCGTCACCCACGACCGTTACTTCCTCGACTCGGTATGCACCAGTGTCATCGAGGTCAAGGACGGGAGGGCCATACCGTACGCCGGCACCTATTCCCAGATGAAGGGCAGGCCCAACATCACCGAGATCGTCATGGACGCCGATGAATATCGTGTACTGGCACCTTTCACCAACTGGGCCACCGGCATGAAATACAAGAAGGGCGACAGGGTCCTCGTGGCCCCCAACGAGCTGGAGAACTACCAATGGGCCATCGACCAGGGCAAGGTCAAGAAGACCGGCGGAAGACAGAGGAAGAAGGTGGCCGTGAAGGACCCGCAGAGCGGCGAATGA
- a CDS encoding cobalamin B12-binding domain-containing protein: MDKKALLKELADAVVACAPDRATVAARRALEEGLNPVEAINEGLVVGMGVIGDNYAERKMYLPQVLVAAHAMYNGLDVLLPAIPKADMKDTKQAETAVVQGDVHDIGKNIVKTMLTASGYVVDDLGKDVSPNLIADTAKDKGIHVVCLSTLMTPTMDNMAAAVKALVDNGYRGNCTVTIGGPPTTEGFAKEIGADHRDSDAQNCVKWLKEVM, from the coding sequence ATGGATAAGAAAGCCTTACTCAAAGAACTCGCGGATGCGGTCGTGGCATGTGCCCCCGACCGTGCGACCGTGGCGGCCAGACGCGCCTTGGAAGAGGGTTTGAACCCGGTGGAGGCCATCAACGAAGGCCTCGTGGTGGGGATGGGTGTGATCGGCGACAACTATGCCGAGCGCAAGATGTACCTGCCGCAGGTCCTGGTGGCCGCCCATGCGATGTACAACGGCCTGGATGTTCTACTGCCCGCCATACCCAAGGCGGACATGAAGGACACCAAACAGGCCGAGACCGCGGTCGTCCAGGGAGATGTACACGACATCGGCAAGAACATAGTGAAGACCATGCTGACCGCCTCCGGGTACGTGGTGGACGACCTGGGGAAGGACGTATCGCCGAATCTCATAGCGGATACGGCGAAGGATAAAGGGATCCACGTGGTCTGTCTGAGCACCCTCATGACCCCTACCATGGACAACATGGCGGCCGCGGTGAAGGCACTCGTAGACAACGGGTACAGGGGGAACTGCACCGTGACCATCGGAGGACCTCCGACGACGGAGGGGTTCGCGAAGGAGATCGGGGCGGACCACAGGGATTCCGATGCTCAGAACTGCGTCAAGTGGCTCAAGGAGGTGATGTGA
- a CDS encoding helix-turn-helix domain-containing protein, translating to MIDRSMPYEEHPCRKMVPVDHTNDGISLQVLKCSSTEDGEGISMIRIFTDGKTEIPEGVTSTDLGDCTIERISSTHYTAMVTNRSCYICSLISKSKCFLMSSVPVDGNIVEWTIAGPDSVTVHKLIASLKEYGYRVKFQAGGKFGDDMTLTPKEEKYLKAAFDRGYYNVPRRMDLDALCEILGCSKSTLNVALRTAERKLICNYIDGSDKSARRN from the coding sequence ATGATTGATAGAAGTATGCCTTACGAGGAGCATCCGTGCCGCAAGATGGTCCCCGTGGACCACACGAACGATGGGATATCCCTGCAGGTCCTGAAGTGTTCCTCGACAGAGGACGGGGAGGGGATCTCTATGATCCGCATATTCACCGACGGGAAGACCGAGATACCGGAGGGCGTGACCTCCACCGACCTCGGCGATTGCACCATCGAGAGGATCAGCTCCACCCACTACACCGCCATGGTGACCAACAGGAGTTGCTACATCTGCTCGCTCATCAGCAAGAGCAAGTGCTTCCTGATGTCCTCCGTCCCCGTGGACGGCAACATCGTGGAGTGGACCATAGCCGGTCCCGACAGCGTGACCGTCCACAAGCTCATCGCCTCCCTGAAGGAGTACGGATACCGTGTCAAGTTCCAGGCCGGAGGGAAGTTCGGGGACGATATGACCCTGACTCCCAAGGAGGAGAAGTACCTCAAGGCCGCCTTCGACAGGGGTTACTACAACGTCCCCCGCAGGATGGACCTCGACGCCCTGTGCGAGATCCTCGGATGCTCCAAGTCCACCCTCAACGTGGCGCTGAGGACGGCCGAGAGGAAGCTCATCTGTAATTACATAGACGGGTCCGACAAGTCGGCCCGCAGGAATTGA
- a CDS encoding shikimate kinase, which yields MTGKGESHGCISVMNGIVSGTGAVIGIALRTRASYDEGGKTQDVRIGGSESTDDRLARICVGRTLDAIGVDPSAGYVLSIESEIPPSRGLKSSSSVCNAVISAVLAHHGVSMDVMDMIRLGVECAKEAKVTVTGSFDDACGCELGGFIVTDNYRNEVLRKEPFGRYDVVLCIPEYTKNHTPRERYNAVAPEMERIKEVCKTDPLAAMTMNGRLIARVTGESEELIDDALAHGALAAGISGTGPAIAVVAESGKGGRIAEALDCRTILTETR from the coding sequence ATGACCGGGAAAGGGGAGTCTCACGGTTGCATATCGGTCATGAACGGCATCGTCAGCGGGACCGGGGCCGTCATAGGTATCGCCCTGAGGACCCGGGCCTCGTACGATGAGGGCGGAAAGACCCAGGACGTCCGGATAGGGGGTTCCGAGAGTACCGACGACAGGCTTGCTAGGATCTGCGTCGGAAGGACGCTGGATGCCATAGGCGTCGATCCGTCCGCAGGATACGTCCTCTCCATCGAGTCGGAGATCCCCCCGTCCAGAGGCCTCAAGAGTTCCAGCTCGGTCTGCAATGCGGTGATATCCGCAGTTCTGGCACATCACGGGGTATCCATGGACGTCATGGATATGATAAGACTCGGCGTCGAATGTGCGAAGGAGGCGAAGGTCACCGTCACGGGTTCCTTCGACGACGCCTGCGGGTGCGAGCTGGGCGGATTCATAGTCACGGATAACTACCGTAACGAGGTCCTGAGGAAGGAGCCGTTCGGGAGATACGACGTGGTGCTCTGCATCCCTGAATACACGAAGAACCACACCCCTCGGGAGAGGTACAACGCCGTGGCTCCCGAGATGGAGAGGATAAAGGAGGTCTGCAAGACCGACCCTCTTGCGGCCATGACCATGAACGGCAGGCTCATAGCCCGTGTAACGGGAGAGAGCGAAGAACTCATAGACGATGCGCTGGCACATGGTGCGTTGGCCGCCGGGATATCCGGTACCGGTCCGGCCATAGCGGTTGTCGCGGAGTCCGGAAAGGGCGGAAGGATAGCCGAGGCGCTGGATTGCAGGACCATTCTTACGGAGACGAGATAA